Proteins from a single region of Trichoderma asperellum chromosome 3, complete sequence:
- a CDS encoding uncharacterized protein (EggNog:ENOG41), which yields MKVRKLTVCHTCRARKLGCDGKRPSCSQCTGTKIKCGGYQYDLVFVPSSLSIGPSTKSKVQKDGKAGKKRDECIKRQSLVSTDRHDELTQAARPVVRHEAAVVWPSLAWPFQDIISLVVQNFSPAMLPSTSAFLSWDVDMFPRVCGAWIELLPLLSMTRQYETTLSSSVKALGVSILSRGRNGIAPISDALAAHCSALNSLHDSLHNIDTSNSDVLAVAIMCLMISEMILPTSISSGTAHASGLSDLIQLHGPEAYSSGPSHRIFIGLRPAIIIHAIRKKQPTFLAAPEWRTKPFQYVKANSFHALMTEATAIPSILVDIDELQYDSPSSNSPFLVFQALKDLLNALINWNISFQSLDNKPSFRILNKGAERPCLWFPDITSANSMTHYWAFWIMCVVYIRKLRDNYPELRDDDFLINGESPESPIVTEMAIQMSTWIFQSIEYLVQEEMKLFGAISATLPTRIAYQFLRFNHFYDYELISWCEGLIDGIRNKGYDYIAQYIVDDDGV from the exons ATGAAGGTTCGGAAGTTAACCGTGTGCCATACATGCAGAGCGAGGAAACTAGGG TGTGATGGAAAACGCCCATCATGCTCTCAGTGCACTGGAACAAAGATCAAATGTGGAGGATACCAGTATGATCTCGTCTTTGTACCATCCTCGTTATCTATAGGGCCATCGACAAAGTCCAAGGTGCAGAAAGATGGGAAAGccggaaagaagagagatgagTGTATAAAGCGTCAAAGCCTAGTCTCCACGGACAGGCACGACGAATTGACTCAAGCAGCAAGGCCAGTAGTGAGACATGAGGCGGCTGTAGTGTGGCCATCCCTGGCCTGGCCTTTCCAGGATATCATCTCCCTAGTTGTGCAGAACTTTTCACCAGCCATGCTTCCTAGCACCTCAGCTTTTTTGAGCTGGGATGTGGATATGTTTCCTCGCGTTTGCGGAGCATGGATTGAGCTTCTGCCTCTACTGTCAATGACTCGACAGTATGAAACGACTCTATCTTCATCCGTCAAGGCCCTGGGCGTATCCATCCTTTCTAGAGGCCGCAACGGAATAGCGCCGATTTCAGATGCTCTAGCCGCCCACTGCTCCGCATTAAATTCGCTTCACGACAGCCTGCATAACATAGATACGTCCAACTCCGACGTCTTGGCGGTAGCCATTATGTGCCTAATGATCTCTGAG ATGATATTGCCAACATCTATCTCTAGTGGCACCGCCCATGCATCTGGCTTAAGCGATCTGATCCAGCTGCATGGTCCAGAGGCATACTCATCCGGGCCGTCCCATAGGATCTTCATTGGCCTCCGTCCCGCTATT ATTATCCATGCAATTCGCAAAAAACAGCCTACATTTCTTGCTGCTCCCGAGTGGAGGACGAAGCCATTCCAGTATGTCAAGGCAAATTCGTTCCACGCTCTTATGACGGAGGCGACCGCAATTCCTTCCATTTTAGTCGATATAGACGAATTACAATACGACTCACCCAGCTCAAATTCACCCTTCCTCGTCTTTCAGGCTCTCAAAGACCTTCTAAACGCCTTGATTAATTGGAACATATCTTTCCAAAGCCTTGACAATAAACCATCATTTCGCATTCTCAACAAAGGTGCAGAAAGACCGTGCTTATGGTTTCCCGACATCACTTCAGCCAATTCAATGACGCACTACTGGGCTTTCTGGATAATGTGCGTTGTATATATTAGGAAGCTGCGAGATAACTATCCTGAACTTCGAGACGACGACTTTCTGATTAACGGAGAGAGCCCAGAGAGCCCCATCGTTACAGAAATGGCGATTCAGATGTCAACTTGGATATTCCAAAGCATCGAGTACTTGGTGCAAGAAGAGATGAAGCTATTCGGAGCAATATCTGCAACTCTACCAACTAGAATAGCCTACCAATTCCTCCGATTCAACCATTTTTACGACTACGAGTTGATATCATGGTGCGAGGGATTGATTGACGGCATCAGAAATAAGGGTTACGACTATATTGCTCAGTATATAGTGGACGATGACGGTGTATGA
- a CDS encoding uncharacterized protein (EggNog:ENOG41), whose translation MDGKQAAQLIKDAGVEKIVPLHFEGWGHFTEGKDPASKAFDEAGVSEKVFWLPRGERKVIF comes from the coding sequence ATGGATGGTAAACAGGCTGCACAGCTTATCAAAGATGCTGGCGTTGAGAAAATTGTGCCCCTGCACTTTGAGGGATGGGGCCACTTCACTGAGGGTAAGGATCCGGCTTCGAAAGCCTTTGATGAGGCAGGTGTTAGTGAGAAAGTCTTCTGGCTTCCTCGTGGTGAACGAAAAGTCATCTTCTGA
- a CDS encoding uncharacterized protein (EggNog:ENOG41), which translates to MSSFKGSVSVTYIGTATALLQIDNVSFLTDPFFSPSGSEWVRPVVVLKNTQDPAVKPEDLPHIDAVLLSHEDHPITSTRSVARSSKAKRFSQPKMALFRLETRPYAQVLTPVTRLPSSLAVRLLR; encoded by the coding sequence ATGTCTTCCTTCAAGGGCTCCGTCAGCGTTACTTATATCGGTACTGCCACTGCGCTGCTTCAAATCGACAATGTCAGCTTCTTGACCgatcctttcttctctccttctggcTCAGAATGGGTGCGCCCCGTGGTCGTGCTCAAGAACACTCAAGATCCCGCAGTCAAACCCGAAGACCTTCCTCATATTGACGCCGTCCTCCTCAGTCACGAGGATCACCCGATAACCTCGACGAGATCGGTCGCAAGGTCCTCGAAGGCAAAAAGGTTTTCACAACCAAAGATGGCGCTGTTCAGATTGGAGACAAGGCCATATGCACAGGTCTTAACCCCGGTGACAAGGCTACCCTCGTCGCTGGCGGTAAGACTTTTGAGATAA
- a CDS encoding uncharacterized protein (EggNog:ENOG41): protein MDPEPPSAVDVSRPSVARMYDFYLGGKHNYPSDRDAVAAVIDAYPKTIDVIVEARHFLRRTVRYMCFQGIDQFIDMGSGLPSADNTHQVAQRVNPNARVVYVDIDEVAVSFGRQMLSGDPTTAFIQGSVLELEPILNHPETRKLIDFSKPVGVLMMGLLHFFSVDTDQAILKDLRDNLAPGSLLSFSHTVSNFLTEEEIRQILDAYARTPTPLIIRDMSVVEQIMKGYTVIEPGLVLMHKWHMDIAEEGEPEAPQTSIMVGVVLRT from the exons ATGGATCCCGAACCTCCAAGCGCCGTTGATGTGTCGCGGCCCTCAGTTGCCCGGATG TACGATTTCTATCTAGGTGGAAAACACAATTATCCTTCGGATAGGGATGCTGTTGCAGCAGTCATAGATGCATACCCAAAGACCATCGACGTTATTGTGGAAGCTCGTCATTTTTTGCGCCGCACAGTGCGGTATATGTGCTTCCAAGGCATTGATCAGTTCATCGACATGGGCTCAGGACTGCCTAGTGCAGATAACACGCATCAGGTGGCCCAAAGGGTAAACCCTAATGCTCGTGTTGTCTATGTTGATATTGACGAAGTTGCCGTTAGTTTTGGTCGACAGATGCTCAGCGGAGATCCTACAACTGCATTCATCCAAGGATCAGTTCTCGAGCTGGAGCCGATCTTGAACCACCCAGAAACTCGAAAGCTAATTGACTTTTCGAAGCCGGTCGGTGTACTCATGATGGGATTGCTGCATTTCTTCTCTGTGGATACCGACCAAGCCATTCTTAAGGATTTGCGAGACAATCTTGCTCCAGGCAGTCTCCTTAGCTTTTCTCATACAGTATCAAACTTTCTGACTGAAGAGGAGATTCGACAGATCCTTGATGCGTATGCAAGGACGCCCACTCCTTTAATTATTCGGGATATGAGCGTAGTTGAACAAATCATGAAAGGTTATACTGTTATTGAACCCGGGCTTGTCCTAATGCATAAATGGCATATGGATATAGCTGAAGAGGGAGAACCTGAAGCCCCTCAAACTTCTATTATGGTTGGAGTTGTGCTACGCACATAG